Proteins found in one Quercus robur chromosome 2, dhQueRobu3.1, whole genome shotgun sequence genomic segment:
- the LOC126712120 gene encoding B3 domain-containing protein Os01g0723500-like isoform X1: protein MDKETRQEMPNAKRPHFFDVYSAIFSSQRLKIPARFVRHMKGRTSGLVTLEGPSGNTWHVKLIQQNDDLFLHQGWPEFVMDHFIESGDFLVFRYDDELHFTVQVFDKSSCEKEAAFHSECSQDPSDLGNSTGQKRERDEVASPSEKIFEGVPKKLRGSSSQLHLGCTVKNQEGKVDMYDGEVCKHEVVAMAKTLREAICPEETRHCGSTLRNSSIVSQSKASKEKQVLDIVQFNTKASIQSRNGKEDDLYMHGRVCLSMLSAQEVAQSFTSSFPYFVRIMKSFNVSGSYTLNIPYKFSMAHLPNSKIKIVLQNLKGECWTVNSVPTTRVNTSHTLCGGWIAFVRCNDIKVGDICIFELVRECELRVHILGVGREGLDCQNGKVACSRSSGGRAPSSHKTLKVLPKKTKGKSPKASKRRQEAPFSIDVRKQCSASKTYTRAPVGSQSKAANKKLVQRRKVIEDEVGSKTKGSMRMMLALDEERAARSFSSSFPNFVRIMKQFNISGSYTLKIPYQFSTAHLPNCKTEIVLRNLKGKCWTVNSVPDSKGRMGHTFCGGWMAFVRGNDVKIGDICIFELVGECEMLVHISGNGKKGLDHQSGADDELALVTYTSNKPSL, encoded by the exons ATGGATAAAGAAACTCGCCAGGAGATGCCAAATGCCAAACGCCCTCACTTCTTTGACGTATACTCTGCCATTTTCAGCTCTCAAAGactg AAAATTCCAGCACGATTTGTAAGACACATGAAAGGCAGAACATCTGGATTAGTGACATTGGAGGGTCCAAGTGGGAACACATGGCACGTGAAGCTAATTCAGCAGAATGATGATTTATTCCTCCATCAGGGATGGCCAGAATTTGTGATGGACCATTTCATAGAATCTGGGGATTTTTTGGTTTTCAGATATGATGATGAGTTGCATTTCACTGTGCAAGTTTTTGATAAAAGTTCATGTGAGAAAGAGGCTGCATTTCATTCTGAGTGCAGTCAAGATCCTAGCGACCTTGGTAATAGTACGGGgcagaaaagagaaagagatgaggtTGCTTCCCCTTCAGAAAAAATTTTTGAAGGCGTGCCAAAGAAATTGAGAGGTAGCTCATCGCAACTCCATCTAGGATGCACGGTCAAGAACCAAGAAGGCAAGGTGGACATGTATGATGGGGAGGTATGTAAGCATGAGGTGGTAGCTATGGCTAAAACATTGAGAGAAGCAATTTGTCCCGAAGAAACAAGGCACTGTGGTAGTACTTTGAGGAATTCTTCTATTGTCTCTCAATCAAAAGCTTCCAAGGAAAAGcaag TGTTGGATATTGTTCAATTCAATACAAAGGCTTCTATCCAGAGTAGGAACGGAAAAGAAGATGATCTATACATGCATGGTAGAGTTTGTTTGTCGATGTTGTCAGCACAAGAAGTAGCTCAATCATTTACTTCCTCTTTCCCCTATTTCGTGAGAATCATGAAAAGCTTCAATGTCAGTGGTTCGTATACTCTG AACATCCCATATAAATTTTCGATGGCGCATCTTCCAAACAGCAAAATTAAGATTGTTCTTCAGAATTTGAAAGGAGAATGTTGGACTGTGAATTCTGTGCCCACTACAAGAGTGAATACAAGCCATACTCTATGTGGTGGATGGATAGCTTTTGTCCGTTGTAACGACATCAAGGTTGGAGATATCTGCATTTTTGAACTTGTACGTGAGTGTGAATTGCGTGTGCACATTCTTGGGGTTGGAAGGGAAGGGCTAGACTGCCAAAATGGAAAAGTAGCTTGTAGTAGGTCAAGTGGTGGTCGTGCACCCTCTTCACATAAAACTCTGAAAGttttgccaaagaaaacaaagggaaaatCTCCAAAAGCATCAAAGAGACGTCAAGAAGCGCCTTTCTCTATTGATGTAAGGAAACAATGTAGTGCATCAAAGACTTATACCAGAGCTCCAGTTGGCTCTCAGTCAAAAGCTGCCAACAAAAAGTTGG TTCAGAGGAGAAAAGTCATTGAAGATGAAGTTGGCTCAAAAACTAAGGGCAGTATGAGAATGATGTTAGCACTTGATGAAGAAAGAGCAGCTCGatctttttcttcatcttttcctaATTTTGTGAGGATCATGAAACAGTTCAACATCAGTGGTTCATATACTCTC AAAATTCCATACCAATTCTCAACAGCACATCTCCCTAACTGCAAAACAGAGATTGTGCTTCggaatttaaaaggaaaatgttgGACAGTGAATTCTGTCCCAGACTCAAAGGGGCGAATGGGCCATACCTTTTGTGGTGGGTGGATGGCCTTTGTTCGTGGGAATGATGTTAAGATTGGAGATATCTGCATTTTTGAACTCGTTGGTGAATGTGAAATGCTCGTGCATATATCTGGAAATGGTAAGAAAGGGCTTGACCATCAAAGTGGAGCAGATGATGAATTAGCTCTTGTGACATATACCAGCAATAAGCCTTCTTTATGA
- the LOC126712120 gene encoding B3 domain-containing protein Os01g0723500-like isoform X2: protein MKGRTSGLVTLEGPSGNTWHVKLIQQNDDLFLHQGWPEFVMDHFIESGDFLVFRYDDELHFTVQVFDKSSCEKEAAFHSECSQDPSDLGNSTGQKRERDEVASPSEKIFEGVPKKLRGSSSQLHLGCTVKNQEGKVDMYDGEVCKHEVVAMAKTLREAICPEETRHCGSTLRNSSIVSQSKASKEKQVLDIVQFNTKASIQSRNGKEDDLYMHGRVCLSMLSAQEVAQSFTSSFPYFVRIMKSFNVSGSYTLNIPYKFSMAHLPNSKIKIVLQNLKGECWTVNSVPTTRVNTSHTLCGGWIAFVRCNDIKVGDICIFELVRECELRVHILGVGREGLDCQNGKVACSRSSGGRAPSSHKTLKVLPKKTKGKSPKASKRRQEAPFSIDVRKQCSASKTYTRAPVGSQSKAANKKLVQRRKVIEDEVGSKTKGSMRMMLALDEERAARSFSSSFPNFVRIMKQFNISGSYTLKIPYQFSTAHLPNCKTEIVLRNLKGKCWTVNSVPDSKGRMGHTFCGGWMAFVRGNDVKIGDICIFELVGECEMLVHISGNGKKGLDHQSGADDELALVTYTSNKPSL, encoded by the exons ATGAAAGGCAGAACATCTGGATTAGTGACATTGGAGGGTCCAAGTGGGAACACATGGCACGTGAAGCTAATTCAGCAGAATGATGATTTATTCCTCCATCAGGGATGGCCAGAATTTGTGATGGACCATTTCATAGAATCTGGGGATTTTTTGGTTTTCAGATATGATGATGAGTTGCATTTCACTGTGCAAGTTTTTGATAAAAGTTCATGTGAGAAAGAGGCTGCATTTCATTCTGAGTGCAGTCAAGATCCTAGCGACCTTGGTAATAGTACGGGgcagaaaagagaaagagatgaggtTGCTTCCCCTTCAGAAAAAATTTTTGAAGGCGTGCCAAAGAAATTGAGAGGTAGCTCATCGCAACTCCATCTAGGATGCACGGTCAAGAACCAAGAAGGCAAGGTGGACATGTATGATGGGGAGGTATGTAAGCATGAGGTGGTAGCTATGGCTAAAACATTGAGAGAAGCAATTTGTCCCGAAGAAACAAGGCACTGTGGTAGTACTTTGAGGAATTCTTCTATTGTCTCTCAATCAAAAGCTTCCAAGGAAAAGcaag TGTTGGATATTGTTCAATTCAATACAAAGGCTTCTATCCAGAGTAGGAACGGAAAAGAAGATGATCTATACATGCATGGTAGAGTTTGTTTGTCGATGTTGTCAGCACAAGAAGTAGCTCAATCATTTACTTCCTCTTTCCCCTATTTCGTGAGAATCATGAAAAGCTTCAATGTCAGTGGTTCGTATACTCTG AACATCCCATATAAATTTTCGATGGCGCATCTTCCAAACAGCAAAATTAAGATTGTTCTTCAGAATTTGAAAGGAGAATGTTGGACTGTGAATTCTGTGCCCACTACAAGAGTGAATACAAGCCATACTCTATGTGGTGGATGGATAGCTTTTGTCCGTTGTAACGACATCAAGGTTGGAGATATCTGCATTTTTGAACTTGTACGTGAGTGTGAATTGCGTGTGCACATTCTTGGGGTTGGAAGGGAAGGGCTAGACTGCCAAAATGGAAAAGTAGCTTGTAGTAGGTCAAGTGGTGGTCGTGCACCCTCTTCACATAAAACTCTGAAAGttttgccaaagaaaacaaagggaaaatCTCCAAAAGCATCAAAGAGACGTCAAGAAGCGCCTTTCTCTATTGATGTAAGGAAACAATGTAGTGCATCAAAGACTTATACCAGAGCTCCAGTTGGCTCTCAGTCAAAAGCTGCCAACAAAAAGTTGG TTCAGAGGAGAAAAGTCATTGAAGATGAAGTTGGCTCAAAAACTAAGGGCAGTATGAGAATGATGTTAGCACTTGATGAAGAAAGAGCAGCTCGatctttttcttcatcttttcctaATTTTGTGAGGATCATGAAACAGTTCAACATCAGTGGTTCATATACTCTC AAAATTCCATACCAATTCTCAACAGCACATCTCCCTAACTGCAAAACAGAGATTGTGCTTCggaatttaaaaggaaaatgttgGACAGTGAATTCTGTCCCAGACTCAAAGGGGCGAATGGGCCATACCTTTTGTGGTGGGTGGATGGCCTTTGTTCGTGGGAATGATGTTAAGATTGGAGATATCTGCATTTTTGAACTCGTTGGTGAATGTGAAATGCTCGTGCATATATCTGGAAATGGTAAGAAAGGGCTTGACCATCAAAGTGGAGCAGATGATGAATTAGCTCTTGTGACATATACCAGCAATAAGCCTTCTTTATGA